The bacterium genome contains the following window.
AACCTAAAAGTTTGTTTGCTCTTGTTCGATTGGAAAGAATACTCTCTGCAGCGATTGGTAAGAAAGTGGATTTGCTCACCAAGGCTTCCCTTAGTCCTTATTTGAGGGATCGTATTCTTAATGAGCTGAGGACAATCTATGAATCGTGATGATTCAATATATCTACGACATATTATTGATGCTATTGAAAAAATAGAAAACTATTCCAAGAACCTGGACGCCGTTTCTTTTTATGCATCTGATCTTGTTCAAGATGCATGCATCCGCCAATTGCTCGTTATCGGTGAAGCTGCCAAAGCTGTCTCCGCTTCAATAAAAATAAAATACAGCGCCATCCCTTGGAATGATATGGCCGGCATGCGCGACAAACTGGTTCACCAGTACTTTGGAATCGATTTGGAAAAAGTGTGGCTTACAATCCAGGGAGATTTGCCATCCCTAAAAGCAGAAATTGAAAAAATTCTTCAGCGTATTTAATTCAATTCTAGCCCCCACCGGCTTGCCGCGTGGGAACCAGAACACCGCCCGTCCTTCTCGAAGCGTCAGCTGACAATATTTTTGCGAATGATGGCACAATTCCTTATAGTGGATCATCAATGAAGAAGAATGAACACGGCAAAGCAGCCTGTTGACAAATGATTTATTCAAATTGTTTTGCGAAGAAATTTCGCAACTTGTCATGTGCGACCTGGCCCAATTTAAAGCGTAGATAATCAAGAAGTGGGTTCATGGAAGATAATGAGC
Protein-coding sequences here:
- a CDS encoding nucleotidyltransferase family protein; translation: MLPLPFDALKIADICRNNDVSRLCLFGSYARNEETAKSDIDLLVEFSKPKSLFALVRLERILSAAIGKKVDLLTKASLSPYLRDRILNELRTIYES
- a CDS encoding DUF86 domain-containing protein produces the protein MNRDDSIYLRHIIDAIEKIENYSKNLDAVSFYASDLVQDACIRQLLVIGEAAKAVSASIKIKYSAIPWNDMAGMRDKLVHQYFGIDLEKVWLTIQGDLPSLKAEIEKILQRI